In Salirhabdus salicampi, the sequence AGTGGATTTTCCAGCACCGTTAGCTCCGATCAAACCATAACAGTTACCAGGAGTAAACTTAATATTTACATTTTCGAATAGCTTACGGTCTCCAAACTGTAAGCTAACGTCATTCACAACTAACATAATTGTACCTCCATTTGATTTCCCTTCTCTTGCTCTAGTGGAGTTGGGTCAATCTTAATATATTTTATTATTACCTTTAGTAATATAAGTAACATTATAAAAAGTGTTCCATGTGAACAATATCATATATTAGGCTTTGAAGCTATGTAAAAAAGTTAACAATGCTTACAAAACATAGAGAAAATAGGATTCCTACAAACTGGTTTGCCTGGTTGCCTTTATGTTAAACTTCACACTATATCGATTGGATATCTTCTATAACCGTTTATTCCCCATCGTTGCTGAAAATATTGCTCTTTCGTGGCTTTAAAAAAGCGTTCATTTAAAGTTGACTAACCATTAGTAGTTTTACCATCTTTATTGTGATTACACTTCAGTGTGAGATCATCAAGACTAACGCCAATGCATTTTAAGCCGATTTTTAAGTAAAAATTAAGGAAAAAGACAGCAGAGTTGCTGTCTTTTCCTTAATTTAAAGTATTTTATTTAAAAATTCTTTTGCCCGTTCCGTTTTCGGGTTCGTAAAGAATTCGTTCGGTTTACTATCCTCTACCAACTTTCCGTCATCTAAGAATAATATGCGGTCGGACACTTCTCTGGCAAATCCCATTTCGTGAGTGACAATGGCCATTGTCATTCCGGTTTGGGTTAATGATTTCATAACCGTTAACACTTCTTTAACCATTTCTGGGTCTAGTGCAGAAGTAGGTTCATCAAAAAGCATAGCTTCCGGTTCCATAGCAAGGGCGCGGGCGATAGCTACCCGTTGCTTTTGACCGCCGGATAATCGATTAGGATAAGCATTAGCTTTATCTTTTAAGCCTACTTTTTCTAGTAGTTGATTTGCCTTAGATTCAGCCTCATTCTTAGCAGTTCCTCTTATCTTCATTGGGGCATATGTTAAATTTTCTAAAACAGTCATATGGGGAAACAAATGAAAATGTTGAAAAACCATACCAATTTTTTGGCGGATTTTCATTATATTTGTTTTCGAATTGGTAAGTTCATCATCACCTATCCATACTTGTCCACTACTTGGTTCCTCTAAAAGGTTCAAACATCTTAAGAAGGTAGACTTCCCGGAACCTGATGGCCCCACAATGGTTACAACTTCACCTTTATTGATTGTTGTGGAAATATCCTTTAAAACTTCAGTTTTACCAAACGACTTTGATAAATGCTCAACTTTAATCACTACGTTTCATTCTCCTTTCAACCGCTTTACCAAGGAGAGTTAAACCAATAACCATGATATAATATATCAATCCGGCCACTAAAAACGGTTCAAAATAACGATACGTATCAGCACCAACAATCTGAGCTCTTCTCATTATATCAAGTGTACCGATTGTAGAGATAATTGCTGATTCTTTCGTCAATGTAATAAATTCATTCATTAATGCAGGTAAAATATTTTTCATCGCTTGAGGAA encodes:
- a CDS encoding amino acid ABC transporter ATP-binding protein — encoded protein: MIKVEHLSKSFGKTEVLKDISTTINKGEVVTIVGPSGSGKSTFLRCLNLLEEPSSGQVWIGDDELTNSKTNIMKIRQKIGMVFQHFHLFPHMTVLENLTYAPMKIRGTAKNEAESKANQLLEKVGLKDKANAYPNRLSGGQKQRVAIARALAMEPEAMLFDEPTSALDPEMVKEVLTVMKSLTQTGMTMAIVTHEMGFAREVSDRILFLDDGKLVEDSKPNEFFTNPKTERAKEFLNKIL